The genomic DNA GGGAGGCACGCGCGCTGGAGGCGTCCGGCGTGCGGGTCGGCAACGGCACCATCGAGGCTGAAGGGTTCTCGTACGGCGTCTTCGACCTGGGCCGGTAGATCAGCTCCGGGGGACTCCCGGCCGCACCGGGAGCGCCCGCACGCTGTTGCCCACGAAGCTGGAGTGGCGCGCCAGTTCCGCCTCGGGGACGGCGAGTTCGAGGTCGGGGAAGCGGGTGAACAGCCGCTCCAGGGCGATGGTGGCCTCCATCCGGGCCAGCGGCGCGCCGAGGCAGTAATGGGCGCCGTGCCCGAGCGACAGGTGGCGCGTGGTCTCGGACCTGGCGGGCCGGGTGACGTCGAACCGGTCGGCGTCCGGCCCGTGTGCGGCCGGGTCGCGTCCGGCGGCCGAGTAGCCGGCCAGGACGGGGGTGCCCGCGGGGATGACGGTGCCGTCGACCGTCAGATCGCGCACCGGGTAGCGGAACGGGAAGTAGCTGACGGGGGCGTCCCAGCGCAGGGTCTCCTCGACGACGTCCGGCCAGCCGGCGTCTCCTTTGCGCACCAGCTCCAGCTGGTCGCGGTTGCCGCACAGCGCGCGTACGGCGTTGGTGATGAGGTTCAGCGTGGTCTCGTGCCCGGCGATGATCATCAGGACCAGGGTGCCGATGAGTTCCTGCTGGCTGAGCCGGTCGCCGCCCTCGTCCCGGGCGGCGATCAGCGCACTGGTGAGGTCGTCGCCCGGGCGCTCGGCCCGGGCGGCGGCCACCGTGCTCAGGACGGCCACCAGCTCCCGGTTGGCGGCGATGGCCTGCTCGGGCCCGATGTCCGTGGCCACCACCTGGTTCGACAGGTGGTGCAGTCGGTCCCGGTGCTCGGCGTCGACGCCGAGCAGTTCACCGATCACACCCATGGGCAGGGGCAGCGCGAAGTGCGCTCGTAGATCGGCGACCTGGCCGCCCTCCTCGGCCGCGCGCCCGAGACCGTCGAGCAGCGCGGACGTCAACTCCTCTATCCACGGTCGCAGTCGCTCCACCCGGCGGGCGGTGAAGGCCTTGCTCACCAGCGATCTGAGCCGCCGGTGGTCCTCACCGTCGGCGGTTGTCATCCCCTGCACGGTG from Streptomyces avermitilis MA-4680 = NBRC 14893 includes the following:
- a CDS encoding cytochrome P450 family protein, with amino-acid sequence MDPAGGCPHADNARLLARGAVAPVLLPGDIEGMAVLGHDALKEFLAHPEVAKNARHFTALQEGRTAPGWPLLTFATVQGMTTADGEDHRRLRSLVSKAFTARRVERLRPWIEELTSALLDGLGRAAEEGGQVADLRAHFALPLPMGVIGELLGVDAEHRDRLHHLSNQVVATDIGPEQAIAANRELVAVLSTVAAARAERPGDDLTSALIAARDEGGDRLSQQELIGTLVLMIIAGHETTLNLITNAVRALCGNRDQLELVRKGDAGWPDVVEETLRWDAPVSYFPFRYPVRDLTVDGTVIPAGTPVLAGYSAAGRDPAAHGPDADRFDVTRPARSETTRHLSLGHGAHYCLGAPLARMEATIALERLFTRFPDLELAVPEAELARHSSFVGNSVRALPVRPGVPRS